The sequence below is a genomic window from Sporomusaceae bacterium FL31.
CTTTAGTAGCTGATAAACCAGAAAAAGATAATGGCGCTGCTGCTGCTGGCATGGGCGGTATGGGTGGCATGGGCGGAATGGGCGGAATGATGTAATCATTCCCCCAGGTTATCTGCAGTAGCGTTACCTAGGCCAGGTGACGCTGCTGTGCTTAGCCGGCTAAATGCACCTCAAGGAAATTTTCCTGAGGTGCATTTTATTTTTTTGCAGCTTTTTAGAAATTTAGTTAACCATTAAAAAAGTAAACAAATTGATTATGATGATTCTAAGTATGCTAAAATTTAGCTATAAGTTCTCTTTTTACTAGTTGTGGGAATAATCATATTTGATTGCGCTGTCCCTTTTTGGGGCGGTTTTTTTTTTATTAATCGTTGATATTTTTAAGTGTTGCAATTAATTAGTGAATTTTTTAAAAATTATTAATTTTCTAGCAGGAATTTATTATTGATTAACGAATATAGTAAAATGAGGGACGCAGGATGTTCCGGCAGGACAAAATGTGTCCATGGTTTTCATTGCAAACAAACACTCCTTTTATTTGATTTTTTACCCTTCTTGGTTCCTCTGAAAAGAGGAATTTTTTTTTCCTCTTTTTTGATCCATAAAGATCTTGTTCTAAGCTAGTGCTTGTCATAGCATTTGTCTGGAGTTTGTAATTAATGGTAAGAAAGAATCAGGCGGGTGCAGGATTTTATTTCATAGTAAAAGAATAACACTATGGACTAGCAGGTGCATAAAGTTACTCAGAACACGGTAGGCTCACAACCGTGTTATTTAATTGTTTGGATTCCGGAAGATAGGAGTGTCATGCTATGCTACAATTAATTGAAGATTATATAGAAAAACTAAAGAATGTAGATCATCAACTTGAAAGCTTGATGTCTGATCGGAAAATCATCGAAACAGAATTATCAGCTTTAACTAAAGCAATCAAAAAACAGTCCAGAGTATTTGGGGCAATCGTTTCAATGAGTCATGATTGTTCTTTTATTTTCGATAAAAATGGAAAATTTACTTATTCGAGTATTGCTGGTTCACAAATGTTTGGCTTAAAGCAGACGGATATTATTGGTAAAAGCTGGCGGGAATTGGGCTTGCCGCGCGAAATAATGATTCCTTTTGAAGCTCATTTAAAGACAGTATTTATCTTAGGAACTTCGGTAGCTAATGTAGCCAAAGTTGCCTTTCCCTATGGCATTCGTTACATGGAATATTATCTAAATCCAATTTTGGGGGAAAACTTAACTGTCGATGCTGTCTTTTGTGTCGTTCGTGATGTGACTCAACATAAGGAATCAGAAACCGTTCAACAGCAATTGACCTTGCAGTATCTTCACGAAGCACAGCGGCTGCAGCAATTAATCGATACAGCGCCGATGGCTATTCTTACAGTAGATAGTGAAGGGTTTATTACGGCGATTAATCAAGCAGCCATTGATTTTTTGCCGCGAATTAGTGATCAGTTTAAAGGACGTCAACTTTACCGGATGTCGCTAAAGTCGCAAGAGGATAAATGCGGTGGTGCTTTAATTGCCCGCGCTCTGAATGGAGAAGAAATTAAACCTTGCTTATTTAAACATGAGGATCAGCATTACCTCATCAGTGCCTATCCGACAAGAGAAAAGAATACAGGCGTTATTTTAGGGGCAGTGGCTTTCTACCAGGATATTACTGAGGTGGAAAGACTTCGCAAGCAATTGGCAAGACTGGATCGTCTTAATCTTATTGGTGAGATGGCAGCTGGTGTGGCTCATGAAATAAGAAATCCGATGACGGTAGTCATGGGGTATTTGCAAATGCTTTCAGCCCGTGCTGAGGCCGATTGGAAAGATAAATATGATATTATCATGGAAGAATTAAATCGGATTAATTCAATCGTGACAGATTTTTTATCCTTAGCGAAAAATAAGATGGTCGAAAAAGCTTCGAATAATTTAAATGAAATTATTCGAAGCATTTATCCCCTGATCATGGCTGACGCTACTAAGAATGATATTGAAGTGCAGTTGAATTTAGCCGAAGAGATGCCTGATCTGTTATTAAATGAAAAAGAAATTAAACAACTGGTTTTAAATTTATCGCGTAATGCATTTGATGCTATGGAATCAAAGTGCCGCTTAGTTAGCATTACAACCCAGGTTTATCCGGATAAGGTTCAACTGATAACAACAGATAACGGCTGTGGAATCGAACGACAATATTTAGAAAAAATCTTTGATCCGTTTTTTACCACCAAAGATAGTGGGACAGGACTTGGTCTGTCGGTTTGCCTTAGTATCGTAGAACGTCATCAGGGAACGGTGGAAATACACTCTGAAGTTGGTCAGGGTACGTCTGTCGTGATCTCTTTTTTACGGCAATAAACGGCTGATTTTCAGAACTGTTAAATTAATCTAGGATAAACTTGCAGATAACTTTTGACTTTTTGCAGGGTTTGAGCTATATTAAGCGAACTAATGGTTATAATTATCTATAAATTCCTGTATGTTTACTGTGCGAGTCGAGCGAGGTCGGCTCGTTTTGGTGTGGATTCAATAACAGTCACTTGAAATAGGAGGAATTGAATATGTTTGGTACAAAAAAAAGTGAGAAACCAAAAAAGATAGATCCTAAGATGAAAGGCCGCCTGCCGGCATGTAAACTTAGTGATGAACTGCTTAATAAATTATGGGGCATATTTAGCCATAATGGGGAGTTTTTATGGCACGCAGAAGTAGGTACCAGTAATGACATACTGGGTAAAGAAGAGGAACGGCCCAAACAGACAATTTCTGACTGGAATGAGTTAATTCATATCTTGCAAACCTTGCCGCGTATTGATAGCTTGACTATTACCGCTGAGTTTGCTGATAAAGGTGTAGTTGCGATGGCATTCAGAAACTTTGCTCCACCTAGCGGACGATTGGTAGTAGACAGTGAAAAGCTTGAATGGGCAGAAGATATGTATTTTGATATCATGGAATTATTTGAAACACAAAAAGACAGTTTGACTACTTTTATGCACTCCTGGTTAGGTTTTGGCCTCATTCAAACAGGAATTCCATTATCCTTGTCCTGTGCATTTGTGGTTTTTGTTACAGCATTTATTGTTCCTATTCAAATTCGGCAGACTAGTTGGTTATGGTGGATTACGGCAATCACGACAATTGTTACTTTGCGACTTGCCTATACGGTGTCAGATAAGCTCATTCTTTATGCGATGAAGAAATATCCTTATATCCGTATTTCATAATTTCACTCCTTCCTGCATAGATACTACTATTGTAGCTTGCAGGGAGGGGGAAATGTATGATTATAAATTTGCGCAAAATTTTGCAGCATCGCCATTTGTTTTATAGTATTATTGGCCTGTTAGCCATTAGTGCAACCTATGTTCAAGTGGCTGATGTGATTTCAGGAGGACCCATTGCCATAGCGGGTGTTCGAACAGATCAAAAAGTAGTTGCGTTGACCTTTGATCATTCTTGGGGCAATAAATTCACACCATCCATTTTGGATACACTGCAGCAAAATAATTTGAAGGTAACTTTTTTTATCATGGGTCCATGGGCACAAAAATACCCTGAAGTAGCGCAGCGGATGGTGAAAGATGGTCATGAGATTGCCAGTCATGGGTATCGACACGAGAACTATGGTGATATGACGACCGAATGGGTAAAGAGTGATATTGAAAAAGCGCATGCACAGATCAAAGAAGTCACTGGTGTAGAACCCACCTTATTGCGTCCGCCTAATGGTCATTATAGCCAGCAATCGCTCAAAGCAACAGATGAACTTGGCTATAAAACAATCATCTGGAATATTGATTCGCTTGACTGGAAAAATCCAGGACGGGATGTTATTATTGAACGGGTAACAAAAAGGCTTAAGCCAGGCGGCATTATTTTACTGCACGCATCGGACACACCTGTTCAGACAGCAGAAGCTTTGCCTATTTTAATTGAAAAGATTAAAGCTGAAGGCTATCAGATTGTTACTGTTGGAGAATTGCTCACTAAGTATTCCGATAAGGGCATACAACGTCATTAATAGGACTGAAGAGATTGCTTCATACGATATGAGGTAATCTCTATTTGTTTGCAGGAAAAAAAAAACCTCATACCGAATAAATTATAGTTTTATATTGTGACAAAATACTAATAGATTTCAAGTTGTTAAATTTGAAGGTGGCGAAACAATGACAATGATTGAGACAGCTTTAACAAAGGCAAAAGCTGGTAAACGAATAAATTTTGCGGAGGCTTTGGCTTTATATCATAGTAATGATTTGCTGGAATTAGCTGCAGCAGCCAGAGCTATTAAAGAACGAAAAACAGGGTCCCATATCTATTATAATGTGAACAGGCATATCAATTTAACGAATATCTGTGTTTCAGGTTGTCCGTTATGTGCTTTTGGCTGTAAAGCTGAGCAGAAACAAGCTTTTACGCTGGAGATTGAAGACGTGCAGCGAATTGTTCACGATACCATCAAGCAGACACCTGACTTGACGGAGATACATATGGTGAGTGCGCTGCATCCGGATAAGCCGTTTTCCTATTATGTTGATATTGTTAGAGCGGTGAAGCAGATTCTCCCAAA
It includes:
- a CDS encoding ATPase, with the translated sequence MLQLIEDYIEKLKNVDHQLESLMSDRKIIETELSALTKAIKKQSRVFGAIVSMSHDCSFIFDKNGKFTYSSIAGSQMFGLKQTDIIGKSWRELGLPREIMIPFEAHLKTVFILGTSVANVAKVAFPYGIRYMEYYLNPILGENLTVDAVFCVVRDVTQHKESETVQQQLTLQYLHEAQRLQQLIDTAPMAILTVDSEGFITAINQAAIDFLPRISDQFKGRQLYRMSLKSQEDKCGGALIARALNGEEIKPCLFKHEDQHYLISAYPTREKNTGVILGAVAFYQDITEVERLRKQLARLDRLNLIGEMAAGVAHEIRNPMTVVMGYLQMLSARAEADWKDKYDIIMEELNRINSIVTDFLSLAKNKMVEKASNNLNEIIRSIYPLIMADATKNDIEVQLNLAEEMPDLLLNEKEIKQLVLNLSRNAFDAMESKCRLVSITTQVYPDKVQLITTDNGCGIERQYLEKIFDPFFTTKDSGTGLGLSVCLSIVERHQGTVEIHSEVGQGTSVVISFLRQ
- the cda1 gene encoding polysaccharide deacetylase family sporulation protein PdaB, producing the protein MIINLRKILQHRHLFYSIIGLLAISATYVQVADVISGGPIAIAGVRTDQKVVALTFDHSWGNKFTPSILDTLQQNNLKVTFFIMGPWAQKYPEVAQRMVKDGHEIASHGYRHENYGDMTTEWVKSDIEKAHAQIKEVTGVEPTLLRPPNGHYSQQSLKATDELGYKTIIWNIDSLDWKNPGRDVIIERVTKRLKPGGIILLHASDTPVQTAEALPILIEKIKAEGYQIVTVGELLTKYSDKGIQRH